Genomic DNA from Segatella copri:
TGAAATGCACCACAACACGCTGAGCAACCAGTATGAAGTGCGCGCCATCAACACCGGAGAGAAGCTCTATCTCGACTGGACCGAAGTGGATACCCGGGTGAGCAATTCCCTGTTCGTGAAGATGGAACTGGATAACATCTGCACCACCCAGAAAAAGCTGGATACGGTAATCAGAAGTAACTTCAGTCCCGAATACAACCCCATGGAGGAATATCTGAAGAGTCTGCCGAAATGGGACCGGAAGACGGACTATATCGCTGAATTAGCCCATCGGGTAACCGTGATGCAGACAGGCGGTTACCGCCATACGGAGGAGGATTTTGCCTATGCCTTCAAGAAATGGCTGGTCAACATGGTGGTTTGCTGGGTTCGGCCCGATGTCACCAACCAGTCTATCATGGTTTTCGTAGGCAAGGGCGGCATCTTCAAGACCACGTTTTTCGACCATCTCCTGCCGCCCCATCTGCGCAAGTATTTCGCCAACGATTCTACGGGCGACTACAAGAACAAGGATTTCCTGCAGATGTGTGCCAGCAAGGCGATAGTATGTCTCGATGAGTTCAGCTGTCTGCGCGGCAAGAATCTGGATTCCTTCAAGAGCAACATCACGAAGCGCAACATCAGCATGCGAATCCCCTATGCCGAGTGGGACTGCATCTTGCAGAACAATGCGGGGTTCTGTGCCACGAGCAATGAGGTTCATATCATCGATGATGACGAGAACCGCCGCTTCCTCATCTGGCGCATCGAGAAGATCAAGAGTCCCATCGACTTCCCCTTCAATTACGAGGGCATCTACTCCCAGGCTGTGGCACTGGCTCAGGAGGTGATAGAGAAGCGCCGGAGGGGTGAGCACTGCAACTGGGTTTACTGGTTTACGAAGGAGGAGAACGAGGAGATACAGCACCACAATCTTTATTTCCGTGTAAACAACTACATAGCCGAGCGCATCAACAAGTTCTACCGTGTTCCAGATGCCGATACGCCGCCCGAGTTCTGCAAGTTTGTTACGGCGAGTGATGTGATGGAGCGCATCTGTACGAACCCCGCCTTCCGCCAGTCGATGTCGAACAAGGATATATCGATGTTCATGGAGGCGCTGGGGTTCAAGAAGATTCACCGCAAGACGGGCAACGGCTGGAAGGTGATAGAGATGCGTCCTGACGAGATAGAGAACAACCAGAAGATGGATGGCAGCGAGAATATTCCACCCGGAGATCTCCCATTTTAGGAAATTCTGCTTCGGAGATATTTTTTTATCTTTCGGAGATATTTCCGTATCTTTCGGAGGGATTTTCTTATGATTCGGAGAGATTTTATTCTACCAGGCAGAAGAAAGAAGCAACTGACAAAAACAGACTAAAAAGAACAAATTATGATAGAAGACAGAAGTTACGGGAAGGCGGAGCTCGCCATGCTCTACTTTCCCACCGCTACCCCCAGGGTAGCGCTCAACCGGCTGGTGAGATGGATCAACCGGTGTCCCGAGCTCAAGCAGAGCCTCTGTTCGGGCTACGCCGGCAAGTTTTCCCACTTCTACACCCGGCAACAAGTAGCAGAAATCATCGAATTTCTGGATGAACCATAAAAAATCACCCTGGAAGGGAATGCATACAACACACTATGCATATCCCTTCCAGGGTGAGTTTAATGAATATATACCTTTCCGACACAAGCATATAGTGTTTTCATTTGTAAAATGATGTAATCCAAAGCAATAAACTTTATCAATCTTCGTTCTTTTTATTATAACACCAAAATAAGAACATATGTATGTATCATCAAGACAAGGATATAAACCTCCTGTAAAATCAACAGGAAGAGGTGAAAAAGGATTTGAACTTGGAACAGAAATCCTAAAGCAAGGAGCTAATTTAAAATTATCTGGAGCCGAAAGGATTACAGATATGATAATTGAAAAGAAACAAGAAGAAGTCAAAAACGATAGTACTATTTGCAAAAAGTAATAATTATGAACGATATTTATTTTTGGGGAATATTAGCGTCTATAACAGGAATTGCAATAATGATTTCTGTTATTAAGCACAAAAAGTCGGTAAGTGCCATAAAAAATGGCACTTACTTGATTTTTTCAATTTTGATGATATGCTTAGGAATAACAACCATCTTATTTAAAAGATATGATAGTATTTGTGCAATATCCATTGGTATTACATTCCTAAATATCACATACAAAGACAGGCGTAATTTCCCACCGAGTTTTACAACAGCCTATATTAGTTATCTTAAAGGATATGTTGTTGGTTTTATGTCTATAATGTATGGTTTGTTTAGAATTTTTGAATAAATAATCAAGTAATATGTCACGACTTATAAAAAACGTGAGTAGCAAAATTGCTATCAACGTTTTTTATAAGTCGCATTTTTTTACTTTTTTCAACACATAAAATTTTGCAGTCTCATCCTCTGGCTCATTACCAACAGAGTCTGTTAATACAATAAAGCTGGCTCTATTTCCCAAAACTGCCGTATATTCTTCAAGCTTATCGGCACACCTGCCTCCAGTGTAATGAGGCTGGCGAACGAGTGTCGTCAC
This window encodes:
- a CDS encoding BT4734/BF3469 family protein — translated: MAKKKTTEAINREQEVMEEKEALPSFFTNLFSSASNPLPNRAVLEYTIMHSAPVKANTEGYRAMMKVDKRTAEDIKHRLPCITPSVQLKGNAKKLTDFRKETYWLMLDYDDVPPEDIAELKKKALKQRFTMIFYITVSGKGFRILLRYMRPEGCNLTATELHLLAIRKAMELYDKLLGISSDKQCQDMVRSCGLAYDPEAYFNWNAEVLAITREEVENFEKATKQQEEQNRKRQTEAEKTRKKSPRKQEDEAPPKTLTTEEILQYVDKLAESWEERFEEHHHNSYVVRYATFCLCFGAEKEEAVKHMADKFGGEYADTERVAREIYKHTERLGTWKIRQQGDDEQKRYTSMRALLGWLGARYEMHHNTLSNQYEVRAINTGEKLYLDWTEVDTRVSNSLFVKMELDNICTTQKKLDTVIRSNFSPEYNPMEEYLKSLPKWDRKTDYIAELAHRVTVMQTGGYRHTEEDFAYAFKKWLVNMVVCWVRPDVTNQSIMVFVGKGGIFKTTFFDHLLPPHLRKYFANDSTGDYKNKDFLQMCASKAIVCLDEFSCLRGKNLDSFKSNITKRNISMRIPYAEWDCILQNNAGFCATSNEVHIIDDDENRRFLIWRIEKIKSPIDFPFNYEGIYSQAVALAQEVIEKRRRGEHCNWVYWFTKEENEEIQHHNLYFRVNNYIAERINKFYRVPDADTPPEFCKFVTASDVMERICTNPAFRQSMSNKDISMFMEALGFKKIHRKTGNGWKVIEMRPDEIENNQKMDGSENIPPGDLPF
- a CDS encoding DUF4248 domain-containing protein, whose amino-acid sequence is MIEDRSYGKAELAMLYFPTATPRVALNRLVRWINRCPELKQSLCSGYAGKFSHFYTRQQVAEIIEFLDEP